In Anopheles coustani unplaced genomic scaffold, idAnoCousDA_361_x.2 U_4, whole genome shotgun sequence, one genomic interval encodes:
- the LOC131271124 gene encoding uncharacterized protein LOC131271124, producing MNTRRNKVMHSPPPEHEGSDNSDEVATEATVDQRASDHVTETTPQHVSPKPSTSSPGDRELAVLRAKMKLAYRQLMQLQPDITNNKLPPATARVHLRTLQELQGTHGRIMQHIIDLLPDDLEVDMDADDAFRKIHTTCTAILEAQLDETPTTSEAPVTSAAHHLSVPMPTFDGRYEEWPKFKAMFLDIMGRTPVSDAAKLHHLNKALTGKAAGIINAAMVSSNNYKSAWEVLERRFANPRAIVDKHIAGLLQLKPVQRESANELRSLVETCKGHVDGLQFLEKNIDETSNLIITHILASCMDPSTRKAWELTLQHGEFPDLFRTFDYITRQCEVLESCAAGNMDKPSRPKPAPTKAFTSTVTPSPTATCVMCQDNHMLSKCADFIALSLPDKRDKLRSWKRCFNCFGAGHLNKRCPSKWTCRRCQQKHHTLLHDEGTSAASEIRHEQPTSAAEHRTATISLHTAIPSTVLLSTVMLYITDSAGKNHAARALLDSGAQSNFITGRLAQFLNLPRKSVSIPLSGIGGSQATNVKSSVRATIQSRCSSFSTSLEMLVLPKLSADVPAHRIHHSQWTIPATCVLADPTFHKPGGIDIILGAACFYELLKTGRISLGEGMPSLQETAFGWVVSGTAQIAEQSLPVVCSVAIHTNELTTMMRKFFAIEDVGSFPSWSIEERACEDHYAATTSRDQAGRYVVRLPRKSDMIGKLGDSRTIALHRFLAIERRMQREPETKKAYVEFMAEYLRLGHMTKVAATVDSRETFYLPHHPVFKADSTTTKCRVVFDASSKSSTGVSLNDTLMIGPTIQQDATSILMRFRTHQIALTGDVAKMYRQVWVHPSDRALQRILWRASPHDPIEEYELNTITYGTASAPFLAVRSLQQTVLDHGSEFPIAAARFADFYVDDFVSGADSPEAAQTLQQQTEQLFAKGGFELRKWASNEEAVLHHVDQQSRASSPYPNDDDDGSLATLGIIWDTSADTLRFKVQAPDVNKDATKRKVLSTIGKIYDPVGFVDPVKAVAKQLLQRVWTLKHVNQQPWGWDAELPLQLRTEWLNFLEQMHYLHNISIPRVAIRSSVTTIQYHVFCDASEKGYGACCYIRSGDAQGHGTMELFASKTKVTPLNSKHSIARLELCAAQLASLLFDRVRTAVNPGSLAVFWTDSMTVVHWLRASPNSWKPYVANRVSQVQQLTEGCTWRHIAGVDNPADLASRGCLGKDLLSSTLWWQGPSWMSLPEDQWPPPLLATPDPSVQAEQRVAVVACAAIELPVHRIFTLFSSYSKLRRMTAYWVQYWNRCTKRRSYENPGLTTKDLTDAEEVLCRLAQRDHLQQEIKALQQKKPVPASSPLRWLHPQLGADGIIRVGGRLSNSPLAEDVKHPLVVPASHPFARLLMEHFHKQLLHAGPTLMLNTCRQRFWITSGRNLARKVFHQCHTCFRARPSSSATIMADLPAVRVTPAPPFSITGVDYCGPVFLKGGHRRAAPVKAYVAIFVCFTTRAVHIELVSNLTTEAFIAALRRFVSRRGLPLELHSDNATNFKGAANKLNELYKLLRTTEHQQSIQAWTLERKISWKFIPPRAPHFGGLWEAAVKTMKYHLVRVLGTTSLSYEDMSTLLDEIECCVNSRPITSMSDDPHDMTALTPGHFLVGTNLQLVPDHCLLYEAENRLNHWRHVQQLRQHFWNRWQKEYLQQLQARSKWTKEGTTTVTAGTLVIIKEDNVPSACWPLARVTEEHPGKDGKARVFTLRTSVVGVGVCT from the coding sequence ATGAACACACGCAGGAATAAAGTGATGCACTCCCCGCCACCAGAACATGAGGGGAGTGACAATTCAGACGAAGTGGCTACGGAAGCCACGGTGGACCAGCGCGCGAGTGACCACGTGACGGAAACAACCCCACAGCACGTGTCACCAAAACCATCGACGTCATCGCCAGGGGATCGCGAGTTGGCCGTGTTGCGGGCCAAAATGAAGCTGGCATATCGTCAACTTATGCAGCTTCAGCCGGAcatcaccaacaacaaactCCCTCCGGCCACTGCGCGGGTGCACTTACGCACATTACAGGAACTTCAAGGCACCCACGGCAGGATTATGCAGCACATCATAGATCTCCTGCCAGATGACCTCGAAGTCGACATGGACGCCGACGATGCCTTCCGGAAGATCCACACCACCTGCACAGCCATTCTGGAGGCACAGCTGGACGAAACACCAACAACGTCAGAAGCTCCGGTAACTTCGGCAGCGCATCACCTCAGTGTCCCGATGCCAACCTTTGACGGACGCTACGAAGAGTGGCCCAAATTCAAGGCCATGTTCCTCGACATCATGGGAAGGACACCTGTTTCGGATGCAGCAAAATTACACCACCTGAACAAGGCACTCACCGGAAAGGCAGCAGGAATCATCAATGCGGCAATGGTGAGCAGCAACAACTACAAGAGTGCCTGGGAGGTACTCGAAAGGCGGTTTGCGAACCCACGAGCAATCGTCGACAAACACATTGCTGGGTTGCTCCAACTAAAACCCGTGCAACGCGAATCAGCCAACGAACTTCGATCACTAGTAGAAACGTGTAAGGGTCACGTTGATGGGTTGCAGTTCTTAGAGAAGAACATTGATGAAACCAGCAACCTCATCATCACCCACATCCTCGCGTCGTGCATGGACCCTAGCACTCGTAAGGCATGGGAGCTCACATTGCAGCACGGCGAGTTTCCGGATTTGTTCCGGACGTTCGATTACATCACGCGGCAATGCGAAGTGTTGGAGAGCTGCGCAGCAGGCAATATGGACAAACCATCTCGTCCAAAGCCGGCTCCTACTAAAGCGTTCACGTCGACCGTTACGCCGTCACCGACCGCAACGTGTGTCATGTGCCAGGACAACCATATGCTCAGCAAGTGCGCGGATTTCATAGCACTATCGCTACCAGACAAACGGGACAAGCTCCGAAGTtggaaacgttgtttcaactgtTTCGGAGCTGGTCATCTCAACAAAAGGTGCCCCTCGAAGTGGACGTGTCGTCGGTGCCAGCAGAAACATCACACCTTGCTCCACGACGAAGGGACTAGTGCCGCCAGCGAGATCCGTCACGAACAGCCAACATCTGCAGCAGAACACCGTACAGCTACAATATCGCTTCACACGGCGATACCATCGACAGTGTTGCTGTCAACCGTCATGTTGTACATCACTGACAGCGCAGGGAAGAACCATGCTGCAAGGGCTCTCTTGGACAGTGGAGCACAGTCCAACTTCATTACGGGAAGGTTGGCGCAATTCTTAAACCTACCTCGGAAGTCGGTGAGCATTCCGCTGTCGGGGATTGGTGGCAGCCAAGCGACGAACGTAAAGTCATCAGTACGAGCCACCATCCAGTCACGCTGTTCATCATTTTCGACGTCGCTGGAGATGCTGGTACTGCCCAAGCTGTCAGCAGATGTGCCGGCCCATCGTATACACCACAGCCAGTGGACGATTCCAGCAACCTGCGTCTTGGCTGACCCAACATTCCACAAGCCTGGTGGAATCGATATCATCCTGGGTGCGGCGTGTTTCTACGAGCTTTTAAAAACCGGACGCATCTCACTTGGAGAAGGTATGCCGTCACTCCAAGAAACAGCATTTGGGTGGGTTGTAAGTGGCACAGCACAGATAGCAGAGCAGTCGCTGCCAGTGGTGTGTTCAGTCGCCATACACACCAACGAGCTGACTACGATGATGAGGAAATTCTTCGCAATAGAAGACGTAGGCAGTTTCCCTAGCTGGAGTATCGAGGAGAGAGCCTGTGAGGACCACTACGCGGCCACTACAAGCAGAGACCAAGCCGGCCGATATGTCGTCCGACTTCCGAGAAAGTCTGACATGATCGGGAAACTAGGTGACTCGCGGACAATCGCCCTCCATCGGTTTTTGGCTATCGAGAGACGTATGCAGCGAGaacccgaaacaaaaaaggcataCGTGGAGTTCATGGCCGAATACCTCCGCTTAGGCCACATGACAAAGGTGGCAGCAACAGTTGATAGTCGGGAAACATTCTACCTCCCACACCATCCTGTTTTTAAGGCCGACAGCACCACCACGAAGTGTCGGGTTGTGTTCGACGCATCCAGCAAGTCATCTACAGGAGTGTCGTTGAATGATACGCTGATGATCGGACCAACAATTCAACAAGATGCTACATCGATCCTGATGCGATTCAGAACTCATCAAATTGCACTGACAGGAGATGTGGCAAAAATGTACCGCCAAGTATGGGTACATCCCAGCGATCGCGCCCTACAGCGCATTCTGTGGCGAGCTTCACCCCATGATCCCATCGAAGAATATGAGCTGAATACTATAACTTATGGAACCGCATCTGCACCATTCCTTGCGGTGAGATCTCTGCAACAAACAGTATTGGATCATGGGAGTGAGTTTCCAATAGCAGCAGCTCGGTTCGCTGACTTTTACGTGGATGACTTTGTGTCTGGAGCTGATTCACCCGAGGCTGCTCAAACCTTGCAACAACAAACCGAACAACTGTTTGCCAAAGGTGGATTTGAGCTGCGGAAATGGGCATCAAACGAGGAAGCGGTGTTGCATCATGTGGACCAACAAAGCCGAGCATCCAGCCCATATcccaacgacgatgacgacggatCGTTGGCAACACTTGGAATCATATGGGATACGTCAGCGGACACTCTGCGCTTCAAAGTCCAAGCCCCTGATGTCAACAAAGATGCAACCAAACGCAAGGTATTGTCCACCATTGGGAAGATCTACGATCCGGTAGGGTTTGTTGACCCAGTGAAGGCGGTTGCCAAGCAACTTCTTCAACGTGTATGGACTCTGAAACACGTCAACCAACAACCCTggggatgggatgctgaactTCCGCTGCAGCTACGAACGGAATGGCTCAACTTTCTTGAGCAAATGCATTACCTTCACAACATCAGCATTCCGCGAGTCGCCATTAGATCTTCAGTGACCACCATCCAATACCACGTCTTCTGCGATGCTTCGGAGAAAGGATATGGAGCATGCTGCTACATCCGTAGTGGCGATGCCCAGGGACATGGCACAATGGAGCTCTTCGCCTCAAAAACCAAGGTGACACCCCTCAATAGCAAGCACTCTATCGCTCGGCTTGAACTGTGCGCAGCTCAGTTGGCCAGCTTGCTATTCGACCGAGTAAGGACTGCGGTAAACCCAGGATCTCTGGCAGTCTTCTGGACAGACTCCATGACTGTGGTACATTGGCTGCGAGCATCACCAAACTCCTGGAAGCCATATGTTGCCAACCGGGTATCGCAGGTGCAACAACTAACGGAAGGTTGCACGTGGCGTCACATCGCAGGAGTCGACAACCCGGCTGACCTTGCTTCCAGAGGCTGTTTGGGCAAAGATCTCCTCTCCAGTACCCTATGGTGGCAGGGTCCTTCCTGGATGAGCCTGCCAGAAGATCAATGGCCTCCACCACTGCTTGCGACACCAGATCCTTCAGTGCAAGCAGAGCAGCGAGTAGCAGTTGTGGCATGCGCTGCCATTGAGCTGCCAGTTCATCGCATCTTTACGCTCTTCTCATCGTACTCGAAGCTGAGACGGATGACGGCGTACTGGGTTCAGTATTGGAACCGATGCACCAAACGCCGGTCGTACGAGAACCCTGGCCTGACGACGAAGGACTTGACGGATGCAGAAGAAGTGCTGTGCCGCTTGGCTCAACGAGACCACCTGCAGCAAGAAATCAAGGCCTTGCAGCAGAAGAAACCCGTTCCTGCGTCGTCCCCGCTTAGATGGTTGCATCCGCAACTGGGAGCTGACGGAATCATCCGAGTTGGAGGACGTTTGTCCAATTCACCGCTAGCGGAGGATGTTAAGCATCCACTAGTTGTTCCGGCCAGCCATCCATTCGCTCGTCTGCTgatggaacattttcataaacagTTACTTCACGCGGGACCGACTCTGATGCTAAACACGTGCAGACAACGCTTCTGGATTACAAGTGGCCGAAATCTCGCCCGGAAGGTATTTCATCAGTGCCACACCTGCTTCCGCGCCCGACCATCGTCGTCAGCAACTATAATGGCTGACCTGCCGGCTGTCCGAGTAACACCGGCCCCTCCTTTTTCGATCACCGGTGTTGACTACTGTGGTCCAGTGTTCCTGAAAGGTGGCCACCGACGGGCGGCGCCCGTGAAGGCATACGTCGCCATATTTGTATGCTTCACCACCCGTGCCGTACACATCGAGCTGGTGTCaaacctgacaacggaagcatTTATAGCAGCATTACGACGGTTTGTGTCTCGTCGTGGTTTGCCATTGGAGTTACACTCGGACAACGCGACGAACTTCAAGGGAGCAGCAAACAAGCTGAACGAGTTGTACAAGCTGTTGCGTACAACTGAACACCAGCAGAGCATTCAAGCTTGGACACTAGAACGCAAAATTTCATGGAAGTTCATCCCACCAAGAGCTCCTCACTTC